A portion of the Juglans microcarpa x Juglans regia isolate MS1-56 chromosome 1D, Jm3101_v1.0, whole genome shotgun sequence genome contains these proteins:
- the LOC121242632 gene encoding staphylococcal-like nuclease CAN2, translated as MGNALRFLYQCCKPTAAGDSESLGHHGVSAATVGVSALAHDLFHFEITSQVPEGLSKHVVSSKKAQANWYRKLVEAWRESKPPPKTPEDTARLVIETLKRHKKADVEGLLAFYGLPLPHPLVELAAEAPTSLPEGVEYEFQTLPVDAKAVADGDTVTVYVSTTDPRESSCVPSDVQLAAVHRSQARSERNYTKADALYDRIVNAGYRVFNFQNEEILARKYRIRLRGIDAPESAMPYGEEAKEELTKIVQGKCLRVLVYGQDRYGRSVGDIYCNGKFVQELMLKKGLAWHYTAYDKRSEFTTWEKQARAKRVGLWASPNPEKPWDWRKDRREGK; from the exons ATGGGAAACGCCTTAAGGTTCCTCTATCAATGTTGCAAGCCCACCGCAGCTGGGGACTCTGAATCGCTTGGGCATCATGGTGTATCTGCTGCCACCGTCGGCGTATCGGCTCTCGCCCACGATCTCTTCCACTTCGAGATCACCTCCCAG GTTCCGGAAGGACTCAGCAAGCATGTTGTCTCGTCCAAGAAAGCGCAAGCTAATTG GTACAGAAAGTTAGTAGAGGCATGGAGAGAATCAAAACCCCCTCCAAAAACACCTGAAGATACTGCTAGGCTCGTCATTGAGACTCTGAAAAGACACAAGAAAGCAGATGTGGAG GGCTTATTGGCTTTCTATGGTCTTCCACTCCCTCATCCCCTAGTCGAACTTGCTGCTGAGGCCCCAACATCATTGCCGGAAGGAGTAGAGTATGAATTTCAGACATTACCA GTTGATGCAAAAGCTGTAGCAGATGGAGATACTGTGACTGTGTATGTCAGTACGACAGACCCCCGGGAGTCATCTTGCGTGCCAAGTGATGTACAACTAGCGGCGGTCCACAGATCACAAGCGCGCTCTGAGAGGAATTATACAAAGGCAGATGCACTTTATGACAGAATTGTAAATGCTGGATATCG GGTATTCAATTTTCAGAACGAGGAGATCCTCGCTCGTAAGTATCGAATTCGGCTAAG GGGAATAGATGCACCTGAGAGTGCAATGCCATATGGGGAAGAAGCAAAGGAAGAGCTGACTAAGATTGTTCAGGGAAAGTGTTTGAGAGTCCTTGTGTATGGACAAGATCGTTATGGCCGCAGCGTAGGCGATATATATTGCAACGGGAAATTTGTACAG GAACTAATGCTTAAGAAAGGACTTGCATGGCATTACACAGCCTACGACAAACGCTCAGAATTTACGACA TGGGAAAAGCAGGCTCGAGCCAAGCGCGTTGGGCTGTGGGCTTCACCAAATCCTGAGAAGCCATGGGACTGGAGAAAGGACAGGCGAGAAGGGAAATGA